The genomic stretch CCTCGGCATAGAAGCTCTCGGCGAGCCAGTAGGCCGCGTTGTCGGCCAGCGTGCTGGCCGGGAAGCGGCGCAGCAGCTCCTCGAAGCCCTCGCGGGCGAGGGCGTAGTTGCCGCGCGCGAAGTCGCCCCGCGCGCCGTCGTAGATGGCCAGCTCGCTCGAGCCCTCGCCGCCGGGAAGCGCGGCGCCGGTGTCGGGCGGCGCGGCGGCCACGTCGGGGGCGGCTGCGGGAGGCGCCGCGGGCGTGGAGGCCGGCGGCGCGCTGGACTGCGTCCCCGCCGGCGCGGGCGCCGCGCCGCTGCTGGCGCCGGGCATCGCGCCACTGGGCGCAAGACCCGCCTGCCGCGCGAGTTGCTCGATCGCCGCGGCCATGCGCCGAAGCATGGCGTCCTGCTCCTCGCTGCGCGCCACCATCTGCGCCACCGTGCGCTCGATCGCGTCCAGACGCACGAGCAGCTCGGCGCGCTGCTCGTCGCCGACCATGCCTTCGCTCTCGAGCAGGCCGCGGATGCGCGCGACTTCATCCGTGAGGTCGCGCTGCTGGCTGCGCAGCACCCGCGTCTCGGTGGCGATCTCGTTCACCTTCAGCTCGGCCTTGCTCGTGAGCAGCGCACAGCCGGTGACGAACGGCGCGAGCAGCGCCCCGAGCGCGAGGAGACGGAGCAGCGTGCCGGCACTGCGGGCGCCGGCACGTGCTCCAGAAGCGGTGGTCGTCGGGCGGATCACTTGGCGCTGCGCGGCACGAAGTGCGCGCGACGGTTCTGCGCCCAGGCGCTCTCGTCGTGGCCCATCGCGAAGGGGCGCTCCTTGCCGTAGGAGACGATGTCCAGGCGGCCGGCGTCGATGCCCAGGCTCACGAGGTAGTTCATCGCCGCGCGGGCGCGCTTCTCGCCGAGGGCGAGGTTGTACTGCGTCGTGCCCCGCTCGTCGCAGTGGCCCTCGATGGTCAGGCGCATCGCCGGCTTGTCCTTCAGGATGCGGGCGTTGGCGTTGAGCGTCTCGCGGCCCGGCGCCGTGATGTCGTACTTGTCGAAGTCGAAGAAGACGGGCCTCAGGCCCATGTCGCCCGTGATCACGTCCGAGGGCTCGGCCGTGGGCTGCGACACGGGGATGTCGCTGTCGGGGACCTTGACCGTCTCTTCGCTCACCGCCGACCCGGGGCTCGTACCGATGTCCGCCTGCTGCTGCTTCTTGCCGCAGCCGCCGAGGCCGACCATCAGGATCAGGGCGAGGCCCGCAAGCGCGATCAGCGCTGCCAGTCCGCGGGGGCGACGCACCCGCAGTTTCCGTCCGTTCATCATCATACTCCTTACGCTGTGGGTCTCTCTGATTTGCCGGCGTCTGTGCAGCCTTCATCTGCCGCGAGCGGCCCCCGGCGCACCGCTCCAGCTCGGACCCGTGTCTTCGCCCTTGCCCCGCGTGAGGGGCCGGGCCTCTCCCGAGTCGACATCGAGCACCCAGAGATTGGTATACCCGCTCCGGTTGCTGCTGACAACCAAATGCCGACCATCGGGCGCCCAGGACGGGTCCTCGTTATCGCGGTCCTGGGCGAAGGTCACCTGCTGGCGCTCGCTGCCGTCGGGCGCCAGCACGAAGATCGTGAACTTCTTGTCGATGCGGCTCACGTAGGCGATGCGATCGCCTCGCGGCGACCAGGCCGCACTCTCGTTGTAGCTGCCCTCGAAGGTGATCCGCTGCCGCCCACCACCCACCGTGTCCATCACGTAGATCTGCGGGCTGCCCGTGCGGTCGCTCGTGAAGGCGATCTGCTTGCCGCTCGGATCATAGCAGGGACTGCACTCGATGGAAGGCTCGAAGGTCAGTCGCTGAATGATAGTGCCATCGGGGCGGATGCGGTAGATCTCGGAATTCCCGTCGCGAGAGAGGGTTAGGGCCAGCTCTCGGCCGGCGGGGGACCAGGTCGGGCCCAGGTTCAGGCCCTGGAAATCCCCGATCCGCGTGCTCTGGCCCGTGGCGCTGGCCAGGAGCATGAGGCGCTGCCGGCCACGATAATAGGAGGTGTAGGCCACCTGGGTGCCGTCCGGCGACCAGCGCGGCGTCAGGTTCAGGCTCGCGTTGCGCGTGACCTGCCGCAGGTTCTCGCCGTCGAAGTCGACGATGTGCAGCTCCCGCTGATCGCCATGCCCTCGCGTGAAGAGGATCCGCGTCTGGCTGATGCCCTGCTCCCCGGTGAGCTGCATGACCACCTCGTCGGCGAAGTGGTGCACCGAGCGCGCGAAGTCGGGCAGCTCGACCGTGTAGCGCTTGCTGATGCGCATCTCCCCGCTCGGATCGAGCAGGCGGGCCACCCAGACCTGGCCGGCGCCGGGCGCGGCCTCCAGGCGCAGCGCGATGCCGTAGGCGGGCGCCGTGGCGTCCTCGGGCCGCGGGCTGCGCCCGCCCGTGTAGGGCAGCGCGACGCCGGGCGGCAGGGGCTGGCCGATGTCGATGAGCCCGCTGAAGTAGAGGTCGCGCGCGAGGCGGCCGGCCATCAGGCGCGCGGCGTCGGCGGCGCCGGGCGCGTCCGTCACCACCTCGAGCGGGAGCAGGCGCACGAGCACGCGCGGCACGGAGCTGCGCTCCACGCCCAGGCGGATGACCTCGCTGCTCGCTGGGCCCGCGGGGCCCGTCGACGGCGTCCCGCTGCCCTGAGGCAGCGCGGGCAGGGCGGCAAGCAGCGCGGCCAGGCCGAGGAGCGCGCCCAGCAGGCGGGCGCGGCGCGGCAGGCTCCTGCCGGTGAGCTGCTCTCGCTGCATGCCTGGCCTCTCCTCGTTCGCGCCTAGCGGCGGTAGGTGAAGCTGAACTGGATGCTGAGCCCGGCGCTGCGGAAGCGCACCGGCGGCGCGGGCAGGGGATTCGCTTCCACCACCGCGCGCAGGGCCTCGCGGTCGAAGACCGACAGGCCACTCGACTGGAAGATCTCGGGGCTCTCGATCTCGCCATCGGCCGAGATGCGGAAGGCGACGATCGCCTCGAGCACCGCGCGCCCCGCCGTGCTCGAGGCACTGGGCTGCCAGCGGCGGCCGATCTTGCTCTGCACGAGTCCAAGATAGGAATCGCCGGCGCCCAGGTCACCCCGCGCCTGCACGCTGCCGCCCATGCCGACGGACTGCGCGCCCGGGCCCTCCTCGGCCGTGCCCGGCGCGGGGACGGACTCCTTCACGCCGGTCGGCGCCGTGCCCGTGCCGCCCGCCACGCCGGGCGGGGGCACGATCTTCTCGGGCGCCTTCGTGGCCTCGGCCTTGGTGACGGGCTTCACGGCCTCGCTGGCCTTGGTCGCGACCGGCTTCGGCGCCTCCTTCGGCGTTTCCTTGGCGGGTGTCTTGGGCGCGGGCTTGGGAGTCTCCTTCGGCTTGGCCACGGGGACGGCCGGCTTGGGCTTGGGCTCCTCGCGCGGCGCGGGCGAGACCTCGGCGCCGCGTCCCGCGCGGCGCCGGCCGCCCGCGTGCGGCAGCTCGCCGAAGCTGATGCGAATCGTGTCCGGCGGCGGCGGCGGTGCCTGCTTGAAGACGCTGGTGGCCGTGCCGAGCAGCACCAGGAAGACCAGGTGGCCGAAGAAGGACGCGATGAGATGAGCGGGCTTCACGGCCGCGGCGCCTCTCTACTCGACCTCGTCGTCGGGGTCCACCACCAGGCTGAGCCCGGCGATGCCGGCCTCCTTGACCGTCCCCATCACGCGCACGACGAAGCCGTAGGGGACCTCCTGGTCGCTGCGCAGATAGACCGGCCGCGCGTCGCCGGCCGGCCGGATCTCGGCGAGGATCTCCTTGAGCTGCGCGAGCTGGATCTGGTCCTCGTCGATGAAGACGCGCCGCTGCTTGTCGACGGTGATCACCAGGCCCTCGACGCTGGCCTTGGCCGTCGTGCGCGTGTGCGGCAGGTTCACCTCGACGCCGCCCGCGATGAAGGGCGCCGTCAGCATGAAGATGATCAGCAGCACGAGCATGACGTCCACCAGCGGCGTGACGTTGATCTCGGCCAGGCTCGCGTACTGGGCGCCGCCGCGCCCCTTGGCCTGCGGGGTGCCCATCATGAGAGGGCCCTCCCCGCGACGGGCGCGGGTGCCGGCGCCTCCAGGCGCAGATCCTCGCGTGCGAGCAGGTCGCCCAGGTGCGCGCCGAGCGCCTGCAGGTCGGCGTCCTGCTGTTTGAGCTTGCCGACGAAGTAGTTGTAGGCCACGGCCGCCGGGATGGCGACGGCCAGGCCCGCCACCGTGGCCACCAGCGACTCGGCGATGCCCGGGCCCACAGCGTCCAGCGAGGCCGTGCCCTGGCGGCCGATCTCGAGGAAGCTGGTGAGGATGCCGTAGACCGTGCCGAGGAGGCCGATGAAGGGCGCCGTCGAGGTGAAGGTGGCCAGCCAGCTCACGCCGCGCTCGAGCTTGCCCATCTCCTCGGTGGCGACGCGGTCCACGCCGCGCGCGAGCACCTCGCCGAGCGTGCGCAGGCGCTCGGGCGAGTTCGCCTGCCCGAAGGCGCCGGGCAGGATCTCGCGGCTGAAGTAGTGATAGACGACGGCCAGCGGCGCCTCGCGCTGCTGCTCGGCCCAGGCGCCGAGGCGCCTGAGCGCGCCGGCGTCCTCGCGCGCGGGCAGGAACTGCTCCCAGAAGCGCGCGTTGCCGCGCGTCGCCCGGCCCAGGCGACGGCCGCGCTCGACCATCAGGGCCCAGGAGAGGACCGACATCGCGAAGAGGATGGCCAGGACGATCTTGCCCAGCAGCGTGGCGCCCGAGATCAGGCCGCCGAGGTCCCCGAGGAGGCCTCCCGTACCCTGTGCGAAAAAAGGCATCGTGACTCCTTGCTGATGACCCCGGCGCTGCTCGGCCGCGTGCGGAGCATGGGTCCCGCGGGCGCGCCGCGGGCAAAGGCAGGGGAGGCCGCTCCGGCAAACGGGCGTCTGAACGCCTCGCGTCCGATTGAGTTTCGGACCCGTGGCGGGGGGCAAGGGCAGACTAAAGGGGCCGGCGCGCGAAGGGTCAAGCGAAATCGGCCTGCTGCCGCGGGCCGGTGCTGGCGGGCAACTTGCCTGCTGGCAAGAGCTTGGGGGTCGGCTCGCGCCCGACCCCGACGATCGGCTATCATTAGAGACCGGGCGCCGCCCGGCAGCCGCCGAGAGGGCCGCCGTGACCTGCCGTTTGCTCCAGCGAACCCTTGCCGTCGCCCTGCTCAGTCTCGGGGCAGCGGCGCCCGCGCGCGCGCTGCCGCCCCACGCCCAGCAGCACCCGCGCCTCCTCATGGACGCCGCCACGCGCCCCGCCCTTCTCGCCGAGATTCTCGCCGACCCCGTGCGCAGCGCGGTCTGGGCCGAAACGCTGAGCGCCGCCGAGAGCCTCGTCGCGCTGCCGCCCGACAGCCTGCTCGGCGACGGCTACTGGGGCTTCCAGAACGTGCAGGAACTGTCGCTGGTCGCCCAGCTCGCCGAGCCGCCGCTGGCCGGCCAGGCCGAGGCCGCGCTCGAAGCCGCGCTCGCCTGGCTGGCGGCAACGCAGGACCCGACGCCCGAGCCCGCGCTCGGCGTGCTGGGGCCGGCGCTGCGTCTGCAGGGCCTCGTCTGGGGCTACGACCACGCCTTCAGCGCGGCGAGCGAGGCCGAGCGGCAGCTGATCGTCGACGAGATCCTCGGCTATCTCGAAGCGATGTGCACGGACCCGGCCTTCCTCGTCTTCCTCTACAACCCGCTGCTCAGCAACAAGAGCGTGAGCCTGGGCGCGCAGCTCGTGCTCGCCTCGCTGGCGCTCGAGAAGGACCTGCCGGCGGAGCCGCTCGTCTTCCAGGCGCGGGCGACGGGCGAGGCCCTGCTCGCCAAGGCCTGGACGGATCTCTTCGGCGCGGACGGCAGCTACCGCGAGGGCGTGACCTACGCCTGCTGGGCGATGCGCACGCTGCTGCCCACCTGGGAGGCGAAGCGGCGGCTCGAGGGCGCCGCCGGCTGGGAGGCGGAGCGCGTGGGGCGGCTGCTCGAGTGGCTAGCGCTGCAGCTCCTGCCCGAGGGCGGCGGCGCTTACCTGAATCGCAACGAGTGCAATTCGACGGACTTCATCGTCTCGCGGCACCACAGCCTGCTCGAGTGGGCCACGCGCTACGGGCCGCAGCCGGACGTGGCGCGCTGGCTGCTGCGCCGCAGCTCGGGCGATCTCGGCCACGACTTCGGGCGCGAGAGCGATCCGGTGGCCACGCTGCTCTGGCACACGACTGGGTACGAGGCCGCGCCCGACTACCTGCTCGGCGGCCGCGAGTTCGAGGACGGCGGGCTCTACACCTATCGCCGCGGCTGGCCGGGCGGGGAGCCCGCCGCGAGCTTCCTCGCCACGCTGGAGGGCACGCGCTTCGTGGGCGGGCACGCGCAGGAGGACGTCGGCCAGTTCACGCTGCGCGCGCTGGGCCACGGTTTCGCGCTCGACAGCGGCGCCGGCGTGACGGCGCGGCAGACCCAGGGCCACAACCTGCCCACCGCCGATGGGCTGGGCCAGCACAACGCAGGCTCGAGCATCGGCACCGACGGCGAGGAGCGCGTGTGGATCCGCTCGCCCTTCCTCGACGCGGTGAGCGTGGACATGCGCGCGGCCTACACGACGCACTCGCCCTACAACGACCCCGACGTGCCCTGGGCCGGCTGGGACTGGTCCTGGGGCTACGACGGCGGCAACCCGATGAGCCGCGCGACGCGCACGCTGCTCATCTTTCCCGGCGACGTCGCGGGCGGCGAGCTGCCCGAGCTCTTCCTGCGCGACGACCTGATCAAGACCGACGGCGCCGCGCACCTCTGGCGCTGGCGCCTGCACTTCGCTCAAGACCTCGCGCTGAGCGAGGTCGGCGGCGGCCAGTGGCGGCTGACCGGCGCGAACGGTCTGCTGCGGCTTTTCCTGCACGACCCGCCGCGGGCGGGACTGGGCACCAGCGTCGCCCCCTACGACAACGGCAACACAGATCCCAACACGCAGCTGCTCTCGGTGAGCAAGACCACCGAGCGCTTCCACTTCCTCTGGCAGCTCACGCCGGTGGCGACGGGCGGCCTGCTGCCGGCGAGCAGCACGGAGCGCTACGCCGAGGGCCTGCGCCTCCTCACGACGCGGGGCCTGCGCGAGCGGCGGCTGCTCGTTGCGACCGGGGCGGCGCCGCTGGTGACGGCGGCTGGCGAGCGCCTCGAGGGGCCCCTCGGCTGGGGCGTGATCGAGAAGGAGGGCGCCGCGCTGCGCACGGCGCTGATCGAGG from bacterium encodes the following:
- a CDS encoding ExbD/TolR family protein, with the protein product MMGTPQAKGRGGAQYASLAEINVTPLVDVMLVLLIIFMLTAPFIAGGVEVNLPHTRTTAKASVEGLVITVDKQRRVFIDEDQIQLAQLKEILAEIRPAGDARPVYLRSDQEVPYGFVVRVMGTVKEAGIAGLSLVVDPDDEVE
- a CDS encoding TonB family protein, translated to MKPAHLIASFFGHLVFLVLLGTATSVFKQAPPPPPDTIRISFGELPHAGGRRRAGRGAEVSPAPREEPKPKPAVPVAKPKETPKPAPKTPAKETPKEAPKPVATKASEAVKPVTKAEATKAPEKIVPPPGVAGGTGTAPTGVKESVPAPGTAEEGPGAQSVGMGGSVQARGDLGAGDSYLGLVQSKIGRRWQPSASSTAGRAVLEAIVAFRISADGEIESPEIFQSSGLSVFDREALRAVVEANPLPAPPVRFRSAGLSIQFSFTYRR
- the ybgF gene encoding tol-pal system protein YbgF gives rise to the protein MIRPTTTASGARAGARSAGTLLRLLALGALLAPFVTGCALLTSKAELKVNEIATETRVLRSQQRDLTDEVARIRGLLESEGMVGDEQRAELLVRLDAIERTVAQMVARSEEQDAMLRRMAAAIEQLARQAGLAPSGAMPGASSGAAPAPAGTQSSAPPASTPAAPPAAAPDVAAAPPDTGAALPGGEGSSELAIYDGARGDFARGNYALAREGFEELLRRFPASTLADNAAYWLAESFYAEGQFLQALERYEDILLNYPSGDVVPAALLKTGYCRLELGYTEEGRAAFQRVQQRFPDSNEAAIAAHKLASLQR
- the pal gene encoding peptidoglycan-associated lipoprotein Pal, with the translated sequence MVGLGGCGKKQQQADIGTSPGSAVSEETVKVPDSDIPVSQPTAEPSDVITGDMGLRPVFFDFDKYDITAPGRETLNANARILKDKPAMRLTIEGHCDERGTTQYNLALGEKRARAAMNYLVSLGIDAGRLDIVSYGKERPFAMGHDESAWAQNRRAHFVPRSAK